From the Daucus carota subsp. sativus chromosome 8, DH1 v3.0, whole genome shotgun sequence genome, one window contains:
- the LOC108204064 gene encoding uncharacterized protein LOC108204064: MDKSWLKADRRTKEFQRGVDELLLFAFENGFDENKISCPCLKCAHSKSWKAKTVKCHLFENGIDQTYTRWIWHGELNTESVSPAEETASSDSVDQIPINAENNDSDDDVSLDSSDFFNHVKSEHEPLYPGCEGFTKMKALVKLYNLKAKYQVSDACFSELLLLVGSMLPKGNHFPSSFSEAKKSLCALGMEYEKIHVCPNDCLLYRGERDEDETSCRICQASRWKLNKKGEELEGVPAKVLWYFPLIPRLRTLFNSPQIAKNMIWHDTGRIKDGKLRHPADSKTWKDVDEKWPEFSSDSRNVRLALSSDGFNPFYSTNVDYSCWPVLMSIYNLPPWLCMKRRYIMLCLLISGPKEPGNDIDVFLQPLIEDLQKLWTGKQVYDAYKKEYFLLRGILLWTISDNPAYGNLSGNIVKGYNACPVCVDGTKATRLANYRKCVVMRHRRWLPRAHPYRRKKEDFDNTVEKGTAPIPLTGEEVLQRTKHLKGHVFGKTQRQPRFKKGDVRPIFKKVSIFFELEYWKFLPVRHVLDVMHIEKNICEALLGTMLNIPKKTKDKESVRLDMAEMGIRTELRPKNPGRKEKLPLASWNLTHSEKKVVCSSFLGMKLPDGFCSNIRSLVSMETLRLTGMKSHDCHMILHHLLPIAIRSSLQKQVRNTVIRFCLFFKAICSKVIEVDKLEKMQSQLVETLCHLEKYFPPSLFDVMFHLSVHLVREVELCGPIFLRWMYPFERYMKTFKGYIRNRARAEGCIAEAYIAEEAVECLVNHEEATVGIPKNGRHRNDAVCRPLSGASVITPSDNDLHLAHLCVLQNTASVRPYFNEHMCFLMTKYPENENNEMWLKNKQNETFPEWFKEKIASNFLDEMEISQEIRWIADGPNKDVPTFNGYKMDGITFSTKDRDDTRNVQCSGVCVQADTMVVQGKDQIVEHASPTFYGVIIGIWELDYNNFRIPIFRCNWIDMNRGTKVDDLGYTLVNLNRLGFFNDPFVLAKHVKQVCYIDDPLDKLWSVVLKLPEKNYHEDNDEENEGSVEVELENEFFIPNLPDVDLDEATTSYMRDVDELIQLL, translated from the exons ATGGACAAGTCTTGGTTGAAGGCTGATAGAAGAACAAAGGAATTTCAAAGAGGAGTAGATGAACTATTGTTGTTTGCATTTGAGAACGGATTTGATGAAAACAAAATCAGCTGCCCGTGTTTAAAATGCGCACATAGTAAATCTTGGAAAGCTAAAACAGTGAAGTGCCATCTTTTTGAAAATGGAATTGATCAGACCTACACTCGTTGGATTTGGCATGGTGAATTAAATACGGAAAGTGTATCTCCCGCTGAAGAGACGGCCAGTTCTGATTCTGTGGACCAAATCCCTATCAATGCAGAGAataatgatagtgatgatgatgtttCTCTTGATTCCTCAGATTTCTTTAACCATGTTAAATCTGAACATGAACCACTTTATCCGGGATGTGAAGGATTTACAAAGATGAAGGCTTTAGTGAAGTTGTATAACTTGAAAGCAAAATACCAAGTATCGGATGCTTGCTTCTCTGAACTTCTTCTACTGGTTGGATCTATGCTTCCGAAAGGCAACCATTTTCCTTCTTCATTCAGCGAGGCTAAGAAAAGCTTGTGTGCTCTTGGAATGGAGTATGAAAAAATTCACGTGTGTCCAAATGATTGTTTATTATACCGAGGAGAAAGAGATGAAGATGAGACAAGTTGTCGTATCTGTCAAGCATCTAGATGGAAGTTGAACAAAAAAGGAGAAGAATTGGAAGGGGTTCCGGCAAAGGTTCTATGGTATTTTCCGTTAATACCACGTTTGAGGACTTTATTCAATTCTCCTCAAATAGCTAAAAATATGATTTGGCATGACACGGGGAGAATAAAAGATGGTAAATTAAGACATCCGGCAGATTCAAAAACATGGAAGGATGTCGATGAAAAGTGGCCCGAGTTTTCTTCAGATTCTAGAAATGTCCGGTTAGCTTTATCCTCGGATGGATTCAATCCTTTTTATAGCACAAATGTTGATTACTCTTGTTGGCCAGTTTTGATGTCAATATATAATCTCCCACCATGGCTTTGTATGAAAAGGAGGTACATCATGCTATGTTTATTGATATCCGGACCAAAAGAACCCGGCAATGATATCGATGTGTTCCTTCAACCACTTATTGAAGATTTACAAAAGTTATGGACCGGAAAACAAGTTTATGACGCATACAAGAAGGAGTACTTTTTGCTGCGAGGCATTTTATTATGGACAATTAGTGACAATCCAGCCTATGGTAACCTTTCAGGGAACATTGTAAAAGGGTATAATGCGTGTCCTGTTTGCGTTGATGGAACAAAAGCAACAAGGCTGGCTAATTACCGTAAGTGCGTGGTCATGAGGCATCGGAGGTGGTTGCCCCGTGCACATCCATATCGCAGGAAGAAAGAAGATTTTGATAACACTGTGGAAAAGGGAACTGCCCCTATTCCATTAACCGGGGAGGAGGTGCTTCagagaacaaaacacttaaaGGGTCATGTCTTTGGTAAGACACAACGCCAACCtcgattcaagaaaggtgatgtTCGACCTATTTTTAAGAAggtttctatattttttgaacTTGAGTATTGGAAGTTTCTGCCGGTTAGACACGTTCTCGATGTGATGCACATCGAGAAAAACATTTGCGAAGCTTTACTTGGTACTATGCTTAATATACCCAAGAAGACAAAAGATAAGGAATCTGTCCGGCTAGACATGGCTGAAATGGGAATAAGAACGGAGCTAAGGCCAAAAAATCCCGGGAGAAAGGAGAAGTTACCATTGGCATCTTGGAATTTAACTCATTCGGAAAAAAAAGTAGTTTGCTCATCATTTCTTGGCATGAAGTTGCCTGATGGCTTTTGTTCAAATATTAGAAGTTTAGTTTCAATGGAAACTCTTCGACTTACTGGAATGAAATCTCACGACTGCCATATGATCTTGCATCACTTGCTCCCAATTGCGATACGATCGTCACTGCAAAAACAGGTCAGAAACACTGTCATCAGGTTTTGTCTCTTTTTTAAGGCAATTTGCAGTAAAGTTATTGAGGTTGATAAGTTGGAGAAAATGCAATCCCAGCTGGTGGAAACTTTGTGCCACCTTGAAAAGTACTTCCCCCCTTCCTTGTTTGATGTGATGTTTCATCTCTCGGTCCATCTTGTACGAGAAGTAGAGCTTTGTGGACCAATTTTTTTGAGGTGGATGTATCCATTTGAGAGATATATGAAGACATTTAAAGGGTATATAAGAAATCGGGCTCGCGCAGAAGGTTGCATAGCTGAGGCCTATATTGCAGAAGAAGCTGTTGAGTGTTTGGTGAACCATGAGGAGGCTACTGTTGGGATACCAAAAAATGGCAGGCATAGGAATGATGCTGTTTGTAGGCCATTATCTGGTGCATCAGTTATAACTCCGAGCGACAATGATTTGCATTTAGCCCATTTATGTGTTTTACAAAATACGGCTTCGGTTAGGCCATATTTTAA TGAACACATGTGTTTTTTGATGACCAAATATCcggaaaatgaaaataatgaaatgTGGCTAAAGAATAAGCAAAATGAGACATTCCCAGAATGGTTCAAAGAAAAG ATTGCTTCAAATTTTCTCGACGAAATGGAGATATCACAAGAAATCAGATGGATCGCAGATGGGCCCAATAAGGATGTCCCTACATTCAATGGTTACAAAATGGATGGGATTACCTTTAGCACCAAAGATCGTGATGATACACGTAATGTTCAGTGCAGTGGCGTGTGTGTTCAAGCCGATACCATGGTTGTGCAGGGGAAGGATCAAATTGTTGAGCATGCCTCGCCTACATTTTATGGAGTGATAATAGGTATATGGGAGTTAGACTATAACAACTTTAGGATCCCTATTTTTCGTTGTAATTGGATTGATATGAATAGAGGGACTAAGGTAGATGACTTGGGTTATACTTTGGTTAATTTGAATAGGTTGGGGTTTTTTAATGATCCATTTGTGTTAGCAAAACACGTTAAACAAGTATGTTACATAGATGATCCTCTTGATAAATTATGGTCCGTGGTGTTGAAATTACCCGAGAAAAACTATCATGAGGACaatgatgaagaaaatgaggGATCCGTGGAAGTAGAACTTGAGAATGAGTTCTTTATACCAAATTTGCCGGATGTTGATTTAGACGAGGCAACAACTAGTTATATGCGAGACGTAGATGAACTAATTCAACTTTTATga